Proteins encoded within one genomic window of Candidatus Delongbacteria bacterium:
- the clpP gene encoding ATP-dependent Clp endopeptidase proteolytic subunit ClpP, with the protein MPLVPMVIEQSGRGERAYDIYSLLLKQRIIFVNGPIEDQMASLIVAQLLYLEAEDPEKDISLYINSPGGVVTAGMAIFDTMNYIKPDVSTICVGQAASMGALLLTAGAKGKRIALPNARIMIHQPLGGAQGQATDIKIAAEEILKMRDFLNKIISDTTGNSIEKVEKDTDRNYFMSSKEALEYGIIDKIFEGER; encoded by the coding sequence ATGCCTTTAGTACCTATGGTAATTGAACAGTCAGGAAGAGGCGAAAGAGCTTATGATATATATTCTCTTCTTTTAAAGCAAAGAATTATTTTTGTAAATGGTCCAATTGAGGATCAGATGGCAAGTTTAATTGTCGCTCAATTATTGTATCTTGAAGCTGAAGACCCTGAGAAGGACATATCTCTTTATATAAATAGCCCTGGTGGTGTGGTTACAGCTGGAATGGCTATTTTTGATACAATGAACTATATAAAACCTGATGTTTCAACTATTTGTGTTGGTCAGGCCGCTAGTATGGGGGCTTTACTTCTAACAGCTGGGGCAAAGGGAAAAAGAATAGCTCTACCTAACGCTAGAATAATGATTCACCAACCTCTTGGAGGAGCTCAAGGACAGGCAACAGACATTAAAATTGCTGCAGAAGAGATTCTGAAAATGAGAGATTTTTTAAACAAGATAATCAGTGATACCACAGGAAATAGCATTGAAAAAGTTGAAAAAGATACTGACAGAAATTATTTTATGTCCTCGAAAGAAGCTTTGGAATATGGTATAATTGATAAGATTTTTGAAGGAGAAAGATAG